A window of the Corythoichthys intestinalis isolate RoL2023-P3 chromosome 6, ASM3026506v1, whole genome shotgun sequence genome harbors these coding sequences:
- the LOC130917687 gene encoding melanocortin-2 receptor accessory protein-like produces MENSSIVGWEYYYGYEDPVIVDASKLKYNRYSIVIAFWITLAAFVGVLFLTLNLMSNGGRTAWRRSQRRSQRRHTSSSLL; encoded by the exons ATGGAGAACTCCAGCATTGTTGGATGGGAATATTATTATGGCTATGAAGATCCAGTCATTGTGGACGCCAGCAAGTTGAAATATAACAGAT ATTCGATCGTTATTGCCTTTTGGATCACTCTGGCTGCCTTCGTGGGAGTCCTCTTCCTCACCTTGAATCTCATGTCAAACGGTGGGCGAACAGCGTG GAGACGCAGTCAAAGAAGAAGTCAAAGGAGGCACACGTCATCCTCTTTATTATGA